Part of the Sulfuricurvum kujiense DSM 16994 genome, AGAATGAGGAGAGGGGAATGGCGATTACCAGCAAAATGACCGTGGTGATGGAGGCCAGTTTAAAGGTAAGCAGCATCGTATTTATAAATTCAGCTTCCATGATGACCTCTCAGGAGTGATATTTCGCTCGGTTGAACCATCCAGCACACTTCATCCCCCTCATGGATATCGAGTGTATCGAATCTCAAGGTCGGGACGAGGGCATTGATAGCCGTATCGTGATAGTGAAGGGTAATCTGGCTTAGAACGCTCCCTTGTGAAATACGGGTAACAACGGCACGGTGAATATTCGCCGTGGTTGCCGTATAGGTTTTGGAGAGGATGATTTCGGTCTCTTTGAATGCCAGTTTCAACGGTTCGCCTATCGACTCGTGGCACTGTTCGGCAAGGAGAAGATGAAAGTTGTCTTCCCCCACGCTAACGGAGAGAATACTCAAATGTTCAGAAGAGGTGATAGCGGTCAAAACGGCATTCAGAATGTTCATAACGGCTCAATTCTCACTTTGATGTCGGCGCTCTGGGCGTTATACGGAGAAGAGGTAACGATCATATCGACCCCCGTACTTGCATACTCGGCAATATTTTTGGTACTGATCCCTCCGGTCGCGATAAGGGTGATATGCGGATAGTCAGCCCGCAGTATCTGCACCGCATCGGAGAGTTTGGTGAGCGGGAACTTTTCGAGTTGGAGGATATCGATACCGAGACGGGCGAACTTCAACGCTTCGGCGATGTCCCCCGCTTCCATCACGATTTTTTTCTCCGGGTTCGCTTTTCTGGTTTTGTTCAGCGCTTCGGCAAATGCTTCTTCGGAGGGGAAAAATACGCGGTGGTAGTCAAAAATCAAGATACTCTCGGAGAGGCCGAGACGATGGGCGACGCCTCCGCCGGCTTCGACTGCTTTGATGGCGATTTTTTTCGTAAACGGGGTCGTTTTTCGGGTAGTGGCCACGACGATATCGGGATTGATACTGCGGGCTAACAGTACCGCCTCACGGGTATAGGTCGAGATCCCGCCGGCGTAATCGAGGAGGTTCTGGACACTCTTCCAGATGCGGTGGATGTGGCCCGCTTCGCCGCGTGCTTCGAGAAAGACGCTTTTAGGCGGAACCAGCGTCCCCGATTTCACGAAACCGTCGATCTCTAATCCGTAGAGTCCGCACAGCCGTACTGCTTCTTCGGTGCAGGAGACGACGAGCGGGCGTTCGCGGGTGGCAAAAGTGATCCGGGCGCGCTGATCGGTGATACCCAACGATGCCGTCGTCAAATCGCCGTAGGGGACATCTTCGGCAAGCAAGGCTTCCAATTCGTGATCGTTCAGGATGATCATTGTGCGCACTCCCAAGAGATGAACGCCCAGTTTACGGCACGCGGAGGATGATTTTGTCCGACGATGACGTCGCGGTAGTATTCGCGCGCTTTTACCTTTTGTTCATCGTTCAACTCATGGACGCTCCAGATCAGCGATTCGACAAACTCCTCTTCATTGCCTGCACGGACGCTTCCCCGACCCGTTTCGATGTAGTCGACGCGGGGAAGGTAGCCTTTTGAATAAAGGAGGATCGGGATGTACCAGTAGTCGGGTTTGGTTTTGACCTTTTTGCCGATGTAGTCTAGGATATTCATATCGACGAAACTTCCCCCGACTTTGTAGGTGAGGTAACATGCTTTGGATGCATGGCCGGACATTTTGGCGAGTGCCGCGTCGATATCGGAAACTTCCATCGAACGGGAAGCAACGACGATATCGATCGGCGGCAAATGGCTCCAGTCATCTTCCCAACCGATATGATATGTTTTAATATTAGTCACCCCTTCACGTGCCGCATAGGCTTTTAGCTCTTCGAGCATCTGTGCGGAGAAATCGATGGCGATTACCTCTTTGACCAATTTTGCCAACGGAACGGCAAGGGTGCCCGGTCCGCATCCGATATCCAAAACCACTTCATCTCCGGTGAGTTTCATATGGGAGATGAAGTCGTTTACATAGGGGCTGTTGATAACGGATGCCGCCATATCTTTGGACTTTTCATCCCAGTCGGTATTGGTTTTGCCTTTGAAATCGGTAGTGGCTTTATGCTCGCGGTACATGGAGGCAAAATCGATCGGTTCTAAAAACATAGGGTGTCCTTGAAAAAGTATTTTATTGTATCACATTTGATCTAACGTATCCGTTTCCTCTCCCTCCGAGGAGAGGGGAGGATTAGAATTTGTAGCCGAGAGTAGCGAAAAATTCGCGTCCTTCAGTCGGGAAACCCAAATCGTATTGATAAAATTTATCGGTAAGATTTTTGATTCCCACTTCCGCCGTGACGTTTGCCGTCGGTTTATAGATCGCTTTGAGATCGAACGTCGTGAAGGTCGGGCTGATGATATACGAATTGTCCGCTATTTGATCGTAGGCTCCTTTTCTAAATTTCATATCGCCATAGAGTGCAATATTTGCTCCTACATCGACTTGGGAGTAGGCAAAAAGTTGATGACGCGGTACATCGGTCCGTTTGATACTGGCATCGGTACGGTTTTTGACGGAGGTATAGGTGTAGTTTCCGCCCGCTTCGAGAGTATCGGATTTATAGCTTAGCTCGGTCTCGATACCGCGATGGTAGAAACTTCCGACGTTTTGATTTTGGTAAAAGCTCGGATTCGGAGCATAGAGTGTTTGTTGTATAGCATCGTCGACCCGTGTAAAAAAGCCGTTAAGTCGGGTTGAGAAGAGGCCGAAGTTTTTTTGGTAACCGAGCTCGTAATGGGTAGCCGTTTCGTTATCGAGTTCCGGATTAGGGTAAAGGGGCGGGATTTTAAGGGTTCGGCTATAGCGGTCTTTCATGGAGGGCATATAGGTTTTACGCGCGATACTGGCGCGGATTTTGGACGTTGAATCGGGTGAATAAACGACTGCCGCTTCGGGATTGAAAGAACTTTGCGTCTCCAGACTCAGAGCGCTGGCCAAGGTCGGATTGGTGTCGTAAATTTTGTCCGCATCGCGGCGGTCATAACTTACACCGCCGAGAATCTGCCATTGTGAAGAGAGGGTATAGACATCTTCGAGACCGACGGAGAGGGTGTGGTCTTCATAATTTTCGGTAAGGGTTTCATGGCTGGTGGCTTTGTTGATGTCATACCCTTTGTGGACATCTTTTTTATAATTGAGTGCAGCACTCAGGAAATGTTTTTCCAACTCGATACCGTATTCGAGCCGTCCGCCGTAGCTGTAGTCGTCGTATTTGCTTTTAAAGGTCGAACCGAACGAGTTGAACGTCGAATAGGTGTTATTGGCATACGAATAGAGTGAGTTTTCAAACGTATCGTAATAAGCGAGGGCTTTGATGTAGCCGTTGCCTAGATTTTTCTGTCCTGTGATAAAGACGGACTCTTTATCC contains:
- a CDS encoding tobe domain-containing protein, which encodes MNILNAVLTAITSSEHLSILSVSVGEDNFHLLLAEQCHESIGEPLKLAFKETEIILSKTYTATTANIHRAVVTRISQGSVLSQITLHYHDTAINALVPTLRFDTLDIHEGDEVCWMVQPSEISLLRGHHGS
- a CDS encoding TonB-dependent receptor plug domain-containing protein, which gives rise to MKKHLLLISLAASAVLADTFTLGQVNVLNTPLEESPLEQTMSAETIAQQNSETVADALNNISGVSMSMMGARNEATLSIRGFDAKRVGVFIDGIPVYVPYDGNFDYDRFLTSDIAQIDVSKGFSSVAYGANTMGGVINIISKRPTKPLEGEIKVGMVLDSDTALSRKTASLNLGTRQDHLYAQLGAVYSDQNHFRLSDDYSGSASQPEGDRLRSATEDYKISFKTGYIADDGSEIAIGYSNQNGEKQQPPSTNPVYNSVRYWDWPYWDKESVFITGQKNLGNGYIKALAYYDTFENSLYSYANNTYSTFNSFGSTFKSKYDDYSYGGRLEYGIELEKHFLSAALNYKKDVHKGYDINKATSHETLTENYEDHTLSVGLEDVYTLSSQWQILGGVSYDRRDADKIYDTNPTLASALSLETQSSFNPEAAVVYSPDSTSKIRASIARKTYMPSMKDRYSRTLKIPPLYPNPELDNETATHYELGYQKNFGLFSTRLNGFFTRVDDAIQQTLYAPNPSFYQNQNVGSFYHRGIETELSYKSDTLEAGGNYTYTSVKNRTDASIKRTDVPRHQLFAYSQVDVGANIALYGDMKFRKGAYDQIADNSYIISPTFTTFDLKAIYKPTANVTAEVGIKNLTDKFYQYDLGFPTEGREFFATLGYKF
- a CDS encoding class I SAM-dependent methyltransferase, with product MFLEPIDFASMYREHKATTDFKGKTNTDWDEKSKDMAASVINSPYVNDFISHMKLTGDEVVLDIGCGPGTLAVPLAKLVKEVIAIDFSAQMLEELKAYAAREGVTNIKTYHIGWEDDWSHLPPIDIVVASRSMEVSDIDAALAKMSGHASKACYLTYKVGGSFVDMNILDYIGKKVKTKPDYWYIPILLYSKGYLPRVDYIETGRGSVRAGNEEEFVESLIWSVHELNDEQKVKAREYYRDVIVGQNHPPRAVNWAFISWECAQ
- the modD gene encoding ModD protein; translated protein: MIILNDHELEALLAEDVPYGDLTTASLGITDQRARITFATRERPLVVSCTEEAVRLCGLYGLEIDGFVKSGTLVPPKSVFLEARGEAGHIHRIWKSVQNLLDYAGGISTYTREAVLLARSINPDIVVATTRKTTPFTKKIAIKAVEAGGGVAHRLGLSESILIFDYHRVFFPSEEAFAEALNKTRKANPEKKIVMEAGDIAEALKFARLGIDILQLEKFPLTKLSDAVQILRADYPHITLIATGGISTKNIAEYASTGVDMIVTSSPYNAQSADIKVRIEPL